A genomic region of Herbaspirillum sp. DW155 contains the following coding sequences:
- a CDS encoding DegQ family serine endoprotease, which yields MTPLKNTLAGALLAVSVLAAAPAVLAAPPVAAPAVALPDFADIVERTGPAVVNIRTTERVRQNAQGQGGMDDPEMQEFFRRFFGIPIPRQQQPGTPRGNGKQGGQGQQEEVPRGVGSGFIISADGFIMTNAHVIDGASEVYVTLTDKREFKAKIVGSDTRTDVAVLKIDGSNLPRLSMGDSDKIRVGEWVLAIGSPFGLENTVTAGIVSAKARDTGDYLPLIQTDVAVNPGNSGGPLINLKGEVVGINSQIYSRSGGFMGISFAVPIDEALRVADQLKASGRVTRGRIGVQIGEVTKDVAESLGLARAQGALVQRVEAGGPAEKAGLEAGDIILKYNGAAIERPSDLPRMVGSTKPGVKATVNIWRKGSARDVTLTVVEMEADKPKQTEEKKAKPDNTPNSLGLVVSDLSDAQKKDLKVDNGVLVEAVSGAAAAAGIRPGDVIQRLNEVDVNDTKQFGQLVAKLDAKKRAAVLVRRGDSSQFVPLRPNGGN from the coding sequence ATGACTCCCTTGAAGAATACCCTTGCCGGCGCCTTGCTGGCCGTTTCCGTCCTTGCTGCCGCGCCGGCCGTGCTGGCCGCGCCCCCGGTGGCTGCGCCTGCAGTAGCGCTGCCTGATTTTGCCGATATCGTCGAGCGGACCGGACCGGCCGTGGTCAACATCCGCACTACCGAACGCGTGCGCCAGAATGCCCAGGGGCAGGGCGGCATGGATGATCCGGAGATGCAGGAATTCTTCCGCCGCTTCTTCGGCATTCCCATTCCGCGCCAGCAGCAGCCCGGCACCCCGCGCGGCAATGGCAAGCAGGGTGGCCAGGGCCAGCAGGAAGAAGTGCCGCGCGGCGTGGGCTCGGGCTTCATCATCTCGGCAGATGGCTTCATCATGACCAATGCCCACGTGATCGATGGTGCCAGCGAGGTCTATGTGACCCTGACCGACAAGCGCGAATTCAAGGCCAAGATCGTGGGTTCCGATACGCGTACCGACGTGGCTGTGCTCAAGATCGATGGCAGCAACCTGCCGCGCCTGAGCATGGGCGACTCCGACAAGATCCGCGTGGGTGAATGGGTGCTGGCCATCGGCTCGCCCTTCGGTCTGGAAAACACCGTAACTGCAGGTATCGTCTCGGCCAAGGCGCGCGATACCGGCGACTACCTGCCGCTGATCCAGACTGACGTGGCGGTCAATCCGGGCAACTCGGGCGGTCCGCTGATCAATCTGAAGGGCGAAGTGGTCGGCATCAATTCGCAGATTTACAGCCGGTCCGGTGGCTTCATGGGGATTTCCTTTGCGGTGCCCATCGATGAAGCGCTGCGCGTGGCCGACCAGTTGAAGGCCAGCGGACGCGTCACGCGCGGCCGTATCGGCGTGCAGATCGGTGAAGTGACCAAGGATGTGGCCGAATCGCTGGGCTTAGCGCGTGCCCAGGGTGCGCTGGTGCAGCGCGTGGAAGCCGGCGGCCCGGCCGAAAAGGCGGGACTGGAAGCCGGGGACATCATCCTGAAGTACAACGGCGCCGCCATCGAGCGCCCGAGCGACCTGCCGCGCATGGTCGGTTCCACCAAGCCGGGCGTGAAGGCCACCGTCAACATCTGGCGCAAGGGTAGTGCCCGCGACGTCACCCTGACCGTGGTCGAGATGGAAGCCGACAAGCCCAAGCAGACCGAAGAAAAGAAGGCCAAGCCCGACAACACGCCCAATTCCCTGGGCCTGGTGGTGAGCGACCTGAGCGATGCGCAGAAGAAGGACTTGAAGGTCGACAACGGCGTGCTGGTGGAAGCTGTCAGTGGCGCTGCTGCAGCGGCCGGCATTCGTCCGGGCGACGTCATCCAGCGGCTCAACGAAGTGGATGTCAACGACACCAAGCAGTTCGGCCAGCTGGTGGCCAAGCTGGATGCCAAGAAGCGCGCGGCCGTCCTGGTGCGGCGTGGCGACTCTTCGCAGTTCGTGCCGCTGCGCCCGAACGGCGGCAACTGA
- the fabD gene encoding ACP S-malonyltransferase, with protein sequence MTTFAFVFPGQGSQAIGMLNGFADNDVVRQTVAEASDALQFDLGKLIAEGPKEDLDLTTNTQPVMLTAAVAFCRAWLAAGGKAPALVAGHSLGEYSALVAAGVIAFKDAVPLVRFRAQAMQEAVPVGQGGMAAILGLSDEDVRAACAEAAQGEVVEAVNFNAPAQVVIAGHKAAVGRACDIAKAKGAKRALPLPVSAPFHSSLLKPASDRLQAYLANVAFSAPQIPLINNVDVAVVNDPAAIKDALVRQAAAPVRWVETVQKMAADGVTHLVECGPGKVLTGLTKRINGELVGEAIVDQESLNKVLELLK encoded by the coding sequence ATGACAACATTTGCTTTCGTTTTCCCCGGCCAGGGTTCTCAGGCGATCGGGATGCTCAATGGTTTTGCCGACAACGACGTCGTGCGCCAGACCGTCGCCGAAGCCTCCGATGCCCTGCAGTTCGACCTCGGCAAGCTCATCGCCGAAGGCCCCAAGGAAGACCTGGACCTGACCACCAACACCCAGCCGGTCATGCTGACGGCCGCCGTGGCCTTCTGCCGTGCCTGGCTGGCCGCAGGCGGCAAGGCACCGGCGCTGGTCGCCGGCCACAGCCTGGGTGAGTATTCGGCGCTGGTCGCCGCTGGCGTGATCGCCTTCAAGGATGCGGTACCGCTGGTGCGCTTCCGCGCGCAAGCCATGCAGGAAGCCGTGCCCGTCGGGCAGGGCGGCATGGCGGCCATTCTCGGTCTGTCCGATGAGGATGTGCGTGCTGCCTGCGCCGAAGCTGCACAAGGCGAAGTGGTCGAAGCCGTCAACTTCAACGCCCCGGCCCAGGTCGTGATCGCCGGCCACAAGGCTGCGGTGGGCCGCGCCTGCGACATCGCCAAGGCCAAGGGCGCCAAGCGCGCGCTGCCGCTGCCGGTGTCGGCGCCGTTCCACTCCTCGCTGTTGAAGCCCGCTTCGGATCGCCTGCAGGCCTATCTGGCCAACGTGGCGTTTTCCGCCCCGCAGATCCCCCTGATCAACAACGTCGACGTGGCCGTGGTCAATGATCCGGCCGCCATCAAGGACGCCCTGGTGCGTCAGGCTGCTGCGCCCGTGCGTTGGGTCGAGACGGTGCAGAAGATGGCTGCCGATGGCGTCACCCATCTGGTCGAATGCGGTCCGGGCAAGGTACTGACCGGCCTGACCAAGCGCATCAATGGCGAACTGGTGGGTGAGGCCATCGTCGACCAGGAATCCCTGAACAAAGTATTGGAGTTGCTGAAATGA
- a CDS encoding protein YgfX, with protein sequence MSIAVSADIKPSRLLLLVSAFASLCVALTGVLLAFGMSGSLSWTARCLLAMACILAAALALALVLRGRKVIWLHISGTGQIRVVEHLLPSARAKPQVMKAGLAQLLAGSTIWPGMLFLRLRLENGKTRTIPILTDSVSEDTFRALSVACRWLISHNTAKAKMLEK encoded by the coding sequence ATGTCGATAGCAGTTTCTGCGGATATCAAACCTTCCCGCTTGCTCCTCCTGGTCTCTGCCTTCGCCTCTCTTTGCGTGGCGCTGACCGGTGTGTTGCTGGCGTTCGGGATGTCGGGTTCGCTGTCCTGGACTGCGCGCTGTCTTCTGGCCATGGCCTGCATACTGGCTGCCGCACTCGCTCTGGCGCTGGTGTTGCGCGGTCGCAAGGTGATCTGGCTGCACATTTCCGGCACCGGGCAGATCCGCGTGGTGGAACACCTGTTGCCGTCGGCGCGCGCCAAGCCTCAGGTGATGAAAGCCGGACTGGCCCAGCTCCTGGCGGGCAGTACCATCTGGCCGGGCATGCTGTTTCTGCGCCTGCGGCTGGAAAATGGCAAGACCCGTACTATCCCCATTCTCACGGATTCCGTCTCCGAAGATACATTCCGTGCACTTTCCGTGGCGTGCCGCTGGTTGATCAGTCACAATACGGCCAAGGCGAAGATGCTGGAAAAATAA
- the fabF gene encoding beta-ketoacyl-ACP synthase II, with protein sequence MSRTRERRVVITGLGCISPVGNNVADTWSAIKEGKSGIATVTKFDATPFTTHFAGEVKGFNIEDYIPAKEARHMDTFIHFGMAAGIQAMQDSGLTVTDENAERIGVMIGSGIGGLPLIEETHAELTNRGPRRISPFFIPASIINMISGNLSIKFGLKGPNLAIVTACTTGLHCIGSAARMIMYGDADVMVAGGAESSVSPLGIGGFASARALSTRNDDPATASRPWDKDRDGFVLGEGAGVMVLEEYEHAKARGAKIYAELLGFGMSGDAYHMTAPNLDGPRRCVLNALRDAGVNPDEVQYLNAHGTSTPLGDKNESDAIKAAFGDHAYKMVVNSTKSMTGHLLGGAGGLETVLTVLAVHNQVSPPTMNIFNQDPECDLDYCANQARDMKIDIAVKNSFGFGGTNGTLVIGKM encoded by the coding sequence TTGAGCCGCACTCGTGAACGTCGTGTAGTCATTACCGGCCTGGGATGCATCTCGCCTGTCGGCAACAACGTCGCCGATACGTGGAGTGCCATCAAGGAAGGCAAGTCCGGCATCGCTACCGTCACCAAGTTCGACGCAACCCCCTTCACCACGCACTTCGCCGGTGAAGTCAAGGGCTTCAATATCGAGGATTACATCCCCGCCAAGGAAGCGCGTCATATGGATACCTTCATCCACTTCGGCATGGCCGCCGGTATCCAGGCCATGCAGGACAGTGGCCTGACGGTAACGGATGAGAATGCCGAGCGCATTGGCGTCATGATCGGTTCGGGCATCGGCGGCCTGCCGCTGATCGAAGAAACCCACGCCGAACTGACCAACCGTGGTCCGCGCCGCATCAGCCCCTTCTTTATCCCTGCCTCGATCATCAACATGATCTCGGGCAACTTGTCCATCAAGTTTGGTCTGAAGGGCCCCAACCTGGCCATCGTCACCGCCTGCACCACCGGCCTGCATTGCATCGGCTCTGCCGCACGCATGATCATGTACGGCGATGCGGATGTGATGGTTGCCGGCGGCGCCGAATCCAGCGTTTCGCCGCTGGGCATCGGTGGTTTCGCTTCGGCCCGCGCCTTGTCGACCCGCAACGATGATCCCGCCACCGCTTCCCGTCCCTGGGACAAGGATCGCGACGGTTTCGTGCTGGGCGAGGGCGCCGGCGTGATGGTGCTCGAAGAGTACGAACACGCCAAGGCCCGTGGTGCCAAGATCTATGCAGAACTGCTCGGCTTCGGCATGAGCGGCGATGCTTACCACATGACTGCGCCCAACCTGGATGGTCCGCGCCGCTGCGTGCTCAATGCACTGCGCGATGCCGGCGTCAATCCGGATGAAGTGCAGTACCTGAACGCGCACGGTACGTCGACCCCGCTGGGCGACAAGAACGAATCCGACGCGATCAAGGCCGCATTCGGCGACCATGCTTACAAGATGGTTGTCAATTCGACCAAATCCATGACCGGTCACCTGCTGGGTGGCGCTGGCGGTCTGGAAACGGTGTTGACCGTGCTGGCAGTGCACAATCAGGTGTCGCCGCCGACGATGAACATCTTCAACCAGGATCCGGAATGCGATCTGGATTACTGCGCCAACCAGGCGCGGGACATGAAGATCGACATTGCCGTCAAGAACTCCTTCGGGTTCGGCGGCACCAACGGCACCCTGGTCATCGGCAAGATGTAA
- the plsX gene encoding phosphate acyltransferase PlsX: MTIKISIDCMGGDHGPSVTLPAAASFLKRQPDAELILVGQEAVLQPLLKKYKLAGEARIRIHNATEVVTMDDPIEVALRRKKDSSLRVAVTLVKDGQAHAAVSAGNTGALMAVSRYVLKTLPGVDRPAICTILPNQKDGPTYMLDLGANVDCEPQHLHQFALMGSALVAVMEGKAKPTVGLLNVGEEDMKGNELVKATAGLLRADHEKGILNFYGNVEGNDIFEGTTDLVVCDGFVGNVTLKASEGLGRFVKQVLTSEFKKGFINKLGALIAYGAIKALSRRLNPSRYNGASLLGLKGLVFKSHGGADVYAFEWAIRRAYDAAKYDVLARIAASMAELMPQGQGRTAEAAAVAFESAPVSLDQPN, encoded by the coding sequence ATGACCATCAAAATTTCAATCGACTGCATGGGTGGCGATCATGGCCCGTCAGTCACGCTCCCGGCCGCTGCCTCCTTCCTCAAGCGCCAACCTGATGCAGAGCTCATCCTGGTCGGTCAGGAAGCCGTGCTGCAGCCGCTGCTGAAGAAATACAAGCTGGCCGGCGAAGCCCGCATCCGCATTCACAACGCCACGGAAGTGGTGACCATGGACGACCCAATCGAGGTCGCCCTGCGCCGCAAGAAGGATTCTTCTCTGCGCGTGGCCGTGACCCTGGTCAAGGATGGCCAGGCTCATGCGGCCGTCTCGGCCGGCAATACCGGCGCGCTCATGGCGGTTTCGCGCTATGTGTTGAAGACCCTGCCGGGCGTGGACCGTCCGGCCATCTGCACCATCCTGCCCAACCAGAAGGATGGCCCCACCTACATGCTCGACCTCGGCGCCAACGTCGATTGCGAGCCACAGCATTTACATCAATTTGCACTCATGGGCTCGGCCCTGGTGGCGGTCATGGAAGGCAAGGCCAAACCGACCGTGGGCCTGTTGAACGTGGGTGAGGAAGACATGAAGGGCAACGAGCTGGTCAAGGCGACTGCCGGCCTGCTGCGTGCCGATCATGAGAAGGGCATCCTCAACTTCTACGGCAACGTGGAAGGCAACGACATCTTCGAAGGCACCACCGACCTGGTGGTGTGTGACGGCTTCGTGGGCAACGTGACCCTGAAGGCGTCCGAAGGCCTGGGGCGTTTCGTCAAGCAGGTGCTCACCAGTGAATTCAAGAAGGGCTTCATCAACAAGCTCGGCGCCCTGATCGCCTATGGTGCCATCAAGGCGCTGTCGCGCCGCCTCAATCCTTCCCGCTACAATGGCGCCAGCTTGCTGGGCCTGAAGGGCCTGGTCTTCAAGAGCCACGGCGGGGCGGATGTGTACGCTTTCGAATGGGCCATCCGCCGCGCCTATGACGCGGCCAAGTATGATGTGCTCGCCCGTATTGCCGCCAGCATGGCGGAGCTCATGCCCCAGGGACAGGGGCGCACGGCCGAGGCCGCTGCCGTGGCTTTCGAGTCGGCACCGGTCTCGCTGGATCAACCGAACTAA
- a CDS encoding sigma-E factor negative regulatory protein, translated as MDTKVTTKEQISALADGELGSEEMTLALAALRSSKDAQDAWEDYHRIGEVLRSEEMDVSLSAGFSAKMSAWLDAEPAIVAPQPQVAPAQSVAAPAAPAVATATAAGAANGDHRARRPGRLVRFLMPSAAAAAAAVAAVFVAMPQQAVVTADSKAVVPMAQVASAPVNVPSAIATVAETNGNPQNVSQLSSLAQQGEVKRDPRIDEYLFAHQRFSPSYSSAQYARSAAFSSDADK; from the coding sequence ATGGATACCAAAGTAACGACCAAAGAGCAGATCTCAGCCCTCGCCGATGGCGAGCTGGGCTCTGAAGAAATGACCCTTGCCCTTGCGGCCTTGCGTTCTTCCAAGGACGCCCAGGACGCCTGGGAGGATTACCATCGCATCGGCGAGGTGCTGCGTTCGGAGGAGATGGATGTTTCCCTCAGCGCTGGCTTCTCCGCCAAGATGAGTGCGTGGCTAGATGCCGAGCCGGCCATCGTCGCGCCGCAGCCCCAGGTTGCGCCTGCGCAGTCGGTGGCTGCGCCTGCCGCGCCAGCCGTGGCGACGGCAACCGCAGCGGGTGCGGCCAATGGGGACCACCGTGCGCGCCGTCCCGGCCGCCTGGTACGTTTTCTCATGCCCAGCGCCGCAGCGGCTGCCGCTGCCGTGGCAGCAGTCTTCGTGGCCATGCCGCAGCAGGCCGTGGTGACGGCTGATTCCAAGGCGGTGGTGCCGATGGCCCAGGTGGCGTCGGCACCGGTCAATGTGCCTTCGGCCATTGCGACCGTCGCCGAGACCAATGGCAATCCGCAAAACGTGAGCCAGCTGAGCTCGCTGGCCCAGCAGGGTGAAGTCAAGCGCGATCCGCGCATCGACGAGTACCTGTTCGCCCACCAGCGCTTCTCGCCTTCCTACAGTTCGGCGCAATACGCCCGTTCCGCAGCCTTCTCCTCGGACGCAGACAAGTAA
- a CDS encoding glutaredoxin family protein: MTTPDPLAAPARPLQFIIYSRSYCHLCEDLHEALRQALGEIPAVIEMTDVDADEALVARYDELVPVLMGQGADGQWQELCHYHLDPVRLREFIAFRQ; the protein is encoded by the coding sequence ATGACCACCCCCGATCCGCTTGCAGCGCCCGCCCGTCCATTGCAATTCATCATCTATTCGCGCAGCTACTGCCATCTGTGCGAAGACCTGCATGAGGCCCTGCGCCAGGCGTTGGGCGAGATTCCCGCCGTTATCGAGATGACCGACGTCGATGCCGATGAAGCCCTGGTGGCGCGCTATGACGAGCTGGTCCCGGTGCTGATGGGGCAGGGCGCCGATGGGCAATGGCAGGAGCTGTGCCATTACCATCTGGACCCGGTGCGGCTGCGTGAATTTATTGCTTTTAGGCAATAA
- the rpoE gene encoding RNA polymerase sigma factor RpoE → MTTEREIDQQLVERVQRGDKKAFELLVVKYQRKLMRLVSRLVRDQAEAEDVVQEAFIKAYRALPQFRGDSAFYTWLYRIGINTAKNYLVTMGRRAPTSTEADAEEAETFDDADHLRDINTPESMLATKQIAQTVNVAMEALPEELRTAITLREIEGLSYDEIADAMNCPIGTVRSRIFRAREAIAEKLRPLLDTAADKRW, encoded by the coding sequence TTGACGACAGAACGCGAAATTGACCAACAGCTTGTTGAGCGCGTCCAGCGTGGCGACAAGAAGGCGTTCGAGCTATTGGTAGTCAAGTATCAACGCAAGCTGATGCGCCTGGTGTCGCGCCTGGTGCGCGACCAGGCCGAAGCCGAGGACGTGGTGCAGGAAGCCTTCATCAAGGCTTACCGCGCGTTGCCCCAATTCCGTGGCGATTCTGCCTTCTATACTTGGCTTTACCGCATCGGCATCAACACTGCAAAGAACTATCTGGTAACGATGGGCCGCAGGGCGCCAACTTCGACAGAAGCAGATGCAGAAGAAGCTGAAACTTTTGACGATGCAGACCATCTGAGGGACATCAACACTCCAGAGTCGATGTTGGCCACCAAGCAGATTGCTCAGACGGTCAACGTGGCGATGGAGGCATTGCCGGAAGAATTACGTACTGCCATCACGTTGCGCGAGATCGAGGGGTTGAGCTACGACGAGATTGCAGATGCGATGAATTGTCCGATCGGCACCGTGCGCAGCCGCATTTTCCGCGCCCGGGAAGCAATTGCCGAGAAGTTGCGTCCACTGCTGGATACGGCGGCGGACAAGCGCTGGTGA
- a CDS encoding beta-ketoacyl-ACP synthase III, translated as MTTYSKIVGTGSYLPAKRVTNHELAAQLAEQGIETSDEWIVTRSGISARHYAEPAQLSSDLALQAAQRALEAAGMQPNDIDLIIMATSTPDHLGGFPSTACVVQRKLGITNGAPAMDVQAVCSGFVYAMSVADSFIKSGAHKNVLVIGAEVFSRILDFKDRTTCVLFGDGAGAVVMSASQEPGVLATKLHADGSHGHILCVPGSVNNGAVAGSAYLYMDGPAVFKLAVSLLDKVAREALEAAQMQSTDVDWLVPHQANIRIMQGTAKKMGLPLEKMVVTVAEHGNTSAASIPLALDQAVRDGRIQPGHTVMMEGVGGGFTWGAVLVRM; from the coding sequence ATGACCACTTACAGCAAAATCGTCGGCACCGGCAGCTACCTGCCGGCCAAGCGCGTCACCAATCACGAACTGGCCGCGCAGCTGGCCGAGCAGGGTATCGAGACCTCGGACGAATGGATCGTCACCCGCAGCGGCATTTCCGCGCGCCACTACGCTGAACCGGCCCAGCTCTCCAGCGACCTCGCCCTGCAAGCGGCGCAGCGTGCGCTGGAAGCGGCGGGCATGCAGCCCAATGACATCGACCTGATCATCATGGCCACTTCCACCCCGGACCACCTGGGTGGCTTCCCCAGCACCGCCTGTGTGGTCCAGCGCAAGCTGGGCATCACCAACGGTGCGCCTGCCATGGATGTGCAGGCGGTCTGCAGCGGCTTCGTGTACGCCATGTCGGTGGCAGACAGCTTCATCAAATCCGGTGCGCACAAGAACGTTCTGGTGATCGGTGCGGAAGTGTTCTCGCGCATTCTGGATTTCAAGGATCGCACCACCTGTGTGCTCTTCGGCGACGGCGCCGGCGCCGTCGTCATGAGCGCCTCGCAGGAGCCGGGCGTGCTGGCGACCAAGCTGCACGCCGATGGCAGCCACGGCCACATCCTCTGCGTGCCGGGTAGCGTCAACAACGGCGCCGTTGCTGGCAGTGCCTATCTGTACATGGATGGTCCGGCGGTCTTCAAGCTGGCCGTTTCCCTGTTGGACAAGGTGGCGCGCGAAGCGCTGGAAGCGGCCCAGATGCAATCCACCGACGTCGACTGGCTGGTGCCGCACCAGGCCAATATCCGCATCATGCAGGGCACGGCCAAGAAGATGGGCCTGCCGCTGGAAAAGATGGTGGTCACCGTAGCCGAACATGGCAATACCTCGGCGGCCTCCATTCCGCTGGCGCTGGACCAGGCGGTGCGCGACGGCCGCATCCAGCCGGGCCACACCGTCATGATGGAAGGCGTGGGCGGCGGCTTCACCTGGGGCGCCGTGCTGGTGCGCATGTAA
- the rpmF gene encoding 50S ribosomal protein L32, with translation MAVQQNKKTPSKRGMHRAHDFLTAPPLAVEPTTGETHLRHHISPNGFYRGRKVLKTKNDE, from the coding sequence ATGGCCGTTCAACAGAACAAAAAGACCCCGTCCAAGCGCGGTATGCATCGTGCACACGACTTTCTGACTGCACCCCCGCTGGCTGTGGAGCCGACGACTGGTGAGACCCACCTGCGTCACCACATCAGCCCCAACGGTTTCTACCGTGGTCGCAAGGTGCTCAAGACCAAGAACGACGAGTAA
- a CDS encoding MucB/RseB C-terminal domain-containing protein, with the protein MHLTGRLYGVLCLLSTLVGFSLAPSALAADGVSATTVSEASASSALLAQLQKMQSAAQHLNYSGSFVYQQAALMRSSRVTHVVAGKSELEKLELLDGKPREFVRDNDDVASYEPDLRIVRMEKRVTRDVFPAIVDARPEDLASHYRIQADADERVAGRACQSIVLAPRDKLRYGYRFCADQATGLLLRAQTLDAKGEVIEQIAFTQIQIGGIDRARVNPTYKDTHGWRIEKAAMAPVDLSAWQVTPPPGFRKIQQVRRMISDSGPAGAAPAQNRPAEREVLQIVFSDGLAAISVFIEPGSQGREEGTIQQGAMNILGRRQGDYWLTVVGEVPAAAIRQVANSIELKSK; encoded by the coding sequence ATGCATCTGACCGGGCGTCTGTACGGCGTACTGTGCTTGCTGTCCACGTTGGTAGGGTTCTCCTTGGCGCCATCCGCTTTAGCGGCGGATGGCGTTTCTGCAACTACGGTCAGTGAAGCCTCCGCTTCTTCCGCGCTGTTGGCGCAATTGCAAAAAATGCAATCTGCCGCCCAGCATCTCAATTATTCCGGCAGTTTTGTCTATCAGCAGGCCGCGTTGATGCGCAGTTCGCGGGTCACCCACGTGGTGGCCGGCAAGAGCGAGCTGGAAAAGCTGGAGCTGCTAGACGGCAAGCCGCGCGAATTCGTGCGCGACAACGACGACGTAGCCAGTTACGAGCCCGACTTGCGCATCGTACGCATGGAAAAGCGGGTCACCCGCGACGTTTTCCCGGCCATCGTCGATGCCCGTCCGGAGGACCTTGCCAGCCACTATCGCATCCAGGCCGATGCCGACGAGCGTGTGGCCGGGCGGGCCTGCCAGTCCATCGTGCTGGCGCCGCGCGACAAGCTGCGCTACGGCTATCGTTTCTGTGCCGACCAGGCCACCGGCCTGCTGCTGCGCGCGCAAACGCTGGATGCCAAGGGCGAGGTGATCGAGCAGATTGCCTTCACCCAGATCCAGATCGGCGGTATTGATCGTGCCCGGGTCAACCCCACTTACAAGGACACGCACGGCTGGCGTATCGAGAAGGCGGCCATGGCCCCTGTCGATCTGTCGGCCTGGCAGGTGACGCCGCCCCCGGGTTTCCGCAAGATCCAGCAGGTGCGACGCATGATTTCCGACAGCGGTCCGGCGGGTGCTGCACCGGCCCAGAACCGCCCGGCGGAGCGTGAGGTCTTGCAGATCGTGTTTTCCGACGGGTTGGCCGCGATCTCGGTCTTCATCGAGCCTGGCAGCCAGGGTCGGGAAGAAGGTACGATACAGCAGGGCGCCATGAACATCCTCGGCCGTCGCCAGGGTGATTATTGGCTCACCGTTGTGGGGGAAGTGCCTGCCGCGGCGATCCGGCAGGTCGCCAATTCTATTGAACTGAAATCCAAATAA
- the fabG gene encoding 3-oxoacyl-ACP reductase FabG — MSAQNLQGQVALVTGASRGIGRAIATELAKQGAKVVGTATSESGAAAITEYLAALDPEAGRGAVLNVNDAEASVALVEQVQKEFGTLSILVNNAGITQDQLAMRMKDEEWDSVIATNLTAVGRLSRAVLRGMMKARTGRIINITSVVGEAGNPGQMNYAAAKAGVAGMSRALAREIGSRNITVNCVAPGFIDTDMTKALNEQQSAAILQQIPLGRLGAAEEIAYAVAFLASPQAAYITGTTLNVNGGMYMG, encoded by the coding sequence ATGAGTGCACAGAATCTGCAAGGCCAGGTCGCCCTGGTGACCGGCGCCTCGCGCGGCATCGGCCGTGCCATCGCCACCGAACTGGCAAAGCAGGGCGCAAAGGTGGTCGGTACGGCTACCTCCGAATCGGGTGCGGCCGCCATCACCGAGTACCTGGCAGCGCTGGACCCGGAAGCCGGCCGTGGCGCGGTCCTCAACGTCAACGACGCAGAAGCCAGCGTGGCTCTGGTGGAACAGGTGCAGAAGGAATTCGGGACGCTTTCCATCCTGGTCAACAACGCCGGCATCACCCAGGACCAGTTGGCCATGCGCATGAAGGATGAGGAGTGGGATAGCGTCATCGCCACCAACCTCACCGCCGTGGGCCGTCTTTCGCGCGCCGTGCTGCGCGGCATGATGAAGGCCCGCACCGGCCGCATCATCAACATCACCTCGGTGGTGGGCGAGGCCGGCAATCCAGGCCAGATGAACTATGCCGCCGCCAAGGCCGGCGTGGCCGGCATGAGCCGCGCGCTGGCGCGCGAGATCGGCAGCCGCAACATCACCGTGAACTGCGTGGCGCCCGGCTTCATCGATACCGATATGACCAAGGCGCTCAACGAACAGCAGTCTGCCGCCATCCTGCAGCAGATCCCGCTGGGCCGCCTGGGTGCGGCCGAGGAAATCGCCTATGCGGTGGCCTTCCTGGCCTCGCCCCAGGCCGCCTACATCACCGGTACGACGCTCAACGTCAACGGCGGCATGTACATGGGTTAA
- the acpP gene encoding acyl carrier protein, translating to MSDIEQRVKKIVAEQLGVAEADIKNESSFVDDLGADSLDTVELVMALEDEFEMEIPDEQAEKITTVQQAIDYAKSQVKA from the coding sequence ATGTCCGATATCGAACAACGCGTGAAGAAGATCGTCGCTGAGCAACTGGGCGTCGCCGAAGCCGACATCAAGAACGAATCGTCGTTCGTGGACGACCTGGGCGCCGACTCGCTGGACACCGTCGAGCTGGTCATGGCACTGGAAGATGAGTTCGAAATGGAAATCCCCGACGAACAAGCCGAAAAGATCACCACCGTGCAACAGGCGATCGACTACGCAAAGTCGCAAGTCAAGGCCTGA